A window of the Synechococcus sp. JA-3-3Ab genome harbors these coding sequences:
- a CDS encoding helix-turn-helix domain-containing protein, with amino-acid sequence MQESERSKDSVPLTRLEALGSLLRQTREARGLTLTDVANDTFIRSQYLQALEEADLSRLPEPVYVQGFIKRYANYLGLDGEALSRQALPLLSAKTPHALPPLTAVGEQPAFALRPFHLWAAYVVLVVLAVGGLSALLDGTGNPFGHWLASLQSGEGSQSQPRAADSPGRSPEPTLRQMFPTLDQWTRIQGVFPDVLEAPPRKPVRLDIRVVERPSWLRVIADGQTVFEATLQPGAELNWEAERSIVLRAGNAGGVLVTFNDRDLGVMGRFGEVKELMFEPGLDIQSFQSLQ; translated from the coding sequence ATGCAAGAGTCGGAACGCTCTAAGGACTCGGTCCCGCTAACGCGATTGGAAGCCCTGGGATCCCTGTTGCGGCAAACACGAGAGGCACGGGGGCTGACGTTGACAGATGTAGCCAACGATACATTCATCCGCTCCCAATATCTGCAGGCCCTGGAGGAAGCAGACTTGAGTCGGCTGCCGGAGCCGGTTTACGTGCAAGGCTTCATTAAGCGCTATGCCAACTATCTGGGGCTGGATGGCGAGGCTTTATCTCGGCAAGCTTTGCCACTCCTATCTGCCAAAACGCCCCATGCGCTCCCTCCTCTTACTGCTGTTGGCGAACAGCCGGCCTTTGCCCTGCGCCCCTTTCACCTTTGGGCCGCCTATGTGGTGCTGGTCGTGCTGGCGGTGGGAGGGCTGTCGGCTCTTTTGGACGGCACGGGCAACCCCTTTGGGCATTGGCTGGCCAGCCTACAAAGCGGCGAGGGATCCCAGTCGCAGCCGCGAGCAGCTGACTCCCCTGGGCGCAGCCCAGAACCGACCCTTCGCCAGATGTTTCCCACACTGGATCAGTGGACGCGCATCCAGGGGGTTTTCCCCGACGTGTTGGAGGCCCCGCCGCGCAAGCCGGTGCGCCTTGATATTCGCGTGGTAGAGCGTCCCTCCTGGCTACGAGTCATTGCCGATGGACAAACCGTTTTTGAGGCCACCCTGCAGCCGGGGGCGGAGCTGAACTGGGAAGCCGAGCGATCGATTGTGCTGCGCGCCGGCAATGCCGGCGGGGTGTTGGTGACCTTCAACGACCGCGATCTGGGAGTGATGGGAAGGTTTGGAGAGGTGAAAGAGCTGATGTTTGAGCCGGGGCTAGACATTCAATCCTTCCAATCCTTGCAATAG
- the rbfA gene encoding 30S ribosome-binding factor RbfA yields MATARRVARVAELIKREVSQILLSEIKDDRVGAGMVSIVDVEVSNDLQNARIFVSIYGDEAAQQQTMEGLASATPFVRREIGQRLGLRRVPTVVFLQDRSLERGSRVLALLNQLRQPAEAQQQEGSHPGVEGRMADTPGGEEDELSEQQ; encoded by the coding sequence ATGGCGACAGCGCGACGGGTGGCACGGGTAGCCGAGCTGATCAAACGGGAGGTCAGCCAAATCCTGCTCTCGGAGATCAAAGATGACCGGGTGGGGGCAGGGATGGTCAGCATTGTGGACGTAGAGGTTTCCAATGACCTGCAAAATGCCCGCATCTTCGTCAGCATCTATGGCGATGAAGCGGCCCAGCAGCAGACCATGGAGGGGCTGGCTTCCGCCACTCCCTTCGTGCGGCGGGAAATCGGTCAGCGCCTCGGCCTGCGACGGGTGCCGACGGTGGTGTTTTTGCAGGATCGCTCTTTGGAGCGGGGATCCCGGGTTCTGGCCCTGCTCAACCAACTGAGACAGCCCGCTGAGGCCCAACAACAGGAGGGATCCCACCCTGGGGTTGAGGGAAGGATGGCGGACACCCCTGGGGGTGAAGAAGACGAATTGAGCGAACAACAATAG
- a CDS encoding transglutaminase TgpA family protein, producing MAWPLLSLQKVFIYLLVGIAFTALCLGDQALSPAVIVLCLAAGAASWFWEPPRISFARYASLWMPLTVSVLVSLAALVLAGVLPLSDGAIGLVLYLTGAKLFQRERAADHIQLAVLSLLLMAIATLFNEDISFGFLFLLYVGVGLVNLTLYHLRLQAEQHPQAASQVRGIDLSFLGFLGSLALLATILSVVLFFLFPRLSLGILGRQARSPVMTTGFAEEVSLGEFGTLKTDNTVALRVEFPAGVPPQVESLYWRGISFDRYDGRAWSRTLNRAIPIFPTAAGVFDLSASPLIPTASDLQFFPLEQRIYLEPLATTTVFGVAPLLEVEWLDRGGAMTPQQAWQRQTRRLLLHESGDVSHSLPPRLPYLYRAVSWIPQDLRPRLRQLGREELLSALDPVQQQAYLQLPADLDPRIPALAEDVTAGIPNVFGKVTALQNYLLENYAYTTDLPDPGAEPPLEAFLFTHRRGHCEYFATALTVLARSLGIPARVVNGFLGGRWVAQEKYLAVRNADAHSWTEIPFGPYGWIIFDATPPEANVSQRQSWWDPLQDFYDSLRFRWFKYVIQYDLSTQRQIWRQIQELASRVTAPQKQEDVVAALRRSLVGWGQSLQQNSLPLVGVMVITGFTAYWGRRRRYQAVRWQDGGWILLATAANGVVMGSLWQPPPPWPTWMVGLLLPSLAFAGMRWIPAALPKSQQRRQLISRLYLQLRDLATAVGIPAHLGPEACLEHLRHSDLPQAQVAIQFLERYLEVRFGGIPLEAGELQRWQQQFKQLRRAWQPLAKTPRRAA from the coding sequence ATGGCCTGGCCGCTCCTTTCTCTCCAAAAGGTCTTCATCTACCTGCTGGTGGGGATCGCCTTCACGGCCCTTTGTCTGGGGGATCAGGCCCTGTCGCCGGCGGTTATCGTCCTCTGCTTGGCGGCGGGGGCTGCCAGTTGGTTTTGGGAGCCGCCCCGGATTAGTTTTGCCCGCTATGCTTCCCTGTGGATGCCCCTGACGGTGAGCGTGTTGGTCAGCTTGGCGGCCCTGGTGCTGGCGGGCGTGCTGCCGCTTTCGGATGGGGCCATAGGCCTGGTGCTTTACCTAACAGGGGCCAAGTTGTTCCAGCGGGAACGGGCAGCAGACCACATCCAGTTGGCGGTGCTGTCTCTGCTGCTGATGGCTATCGCCACCCTCTTCAACGAAGACATCAGCTTTGGGTTTTTATTCCTGCTGTATGTGGGGGTGGGGCTGGTTAACCTCACCCTCTATCACCTGCGCCTGCAGGCGGAGCAGCACCCGCAGGCGGCCAGCCAAGTCCGCGGGATCGACCTCAGCTTTTTGGGGTTTCTGGGATCCCTGGCCTTGCTGGCAACAATTCTCTCGGTGGTTTTGTTTTTCCTCTTCCCGCGGCTCAGCTTGGGGATCTTGGGCCGGCAGGCCCGCTCGCCGGTGATGACCACCGGCTTTGCCGAAGAAGTCAGCCTGGGGGAGTTCGGCACCCTTAAAACCGACAACACCGTTGCCCTGCGGGTGGAGTTCCCGGCAGGGGTGCCCCCCCAGGTGGAGTCCCTCTACTGGCGGGGGATCAGCTTTGATCGCTACGACGGGCGGGCTTGGTCGCGGACGCTGAACCGCGCGATCCCGATTTTCCCCACTGCAGCAGGGGTCTTTGATCTCTCGGCTTCCCCCTTGATCCCCACCGCGAGCGACCTCCAGTTCTTCCCCCTGGAGCAGCGGATTTACCTAGAGCCGCTGGCCACCACCACCGTCTTTGGGGTGGCGCCGCTGCTAGAGGTGGAGTGGCTAGATCGAGGTGGGGCGATGACTCCGCAGCAGGCATGGCAACGGCAAACTCGCCGCCTGCTCCTGCACGAGAGCGGGGATGTCAGCCATTCTCTGCCCCCCCGGCTGCCCTATCTCTACCGCGCCGTGAGCTGGATCCCCCAGGATCTAAGGCCCCGCCTGCGCCAGCTTGGCCGGGAGGAGCTGCTGAGCGCTCTTGACCCAGTCCAGCAACAAGCCTATCTGCAGTTGCCAGCAGACCTGGATCCGCGCATTCCCGCCTTGGCTGAAGACGTTACCGCTGGGATCCCCAATGTCTTTGGCAAGGTGACGGCTTTGCAGAACTACCTGCTGGAGAACTACGCCTATACCACCGATCTGCCGGATCCCGGGGCCGAGCCGCCTTTGGAGGCCTTTTTGTTTACCCACCGCCGCGGCCACTGCGAATACTTTGCCACCGCCCTGACGGTGCTGGCCCGCAGCCTCGGCATCCCGGCCCGCGTGGTCAATGGCTTCTTGGGCGGGCGCTGGGTGGCGCAGGAAAAGTACCTGGCGGTGCGCAACGCCGATGCCCACTCGTGGACGGAGATCCCCTTTGGCCCCTATGGATGGATCATCTTCGACGCCACGCCGCCCGAGGCCAATGTCAGCCAGCGGCAAAGCTGGTGGGATCCCCTGCAAGATTTTTACGACAGCCTGCGCTTCCGTTGGTTTAAGTACGTCATCCAGTACGACCTATCCACCCAGCGGCAGATCTGGCGGCAGATTCAGGAGCTGGCCAGCCGCGTGACCGCTCCCCAAAAGCAGGAGGATGTCGTTGCTGCCCTCCGCCGCAGCTTGGTGGGCTGGGGGCAAAGCCTGCAGCAAAACAGCCTGCCGCTGGTGGGGGTGATGGTCATCACTGGCTTCACGGCCTACTGGGGCCGCCGCCGCCGCTACCAGGCCGTGCGCTGGCAGGATGGGGGATGGATCCTCTTGGCCACAGCCGCCAATGGAGTGGTGATGGGATCCCTGTGGCAGCCTCCGCCCCCCTGGCCCACCTGGATGGTTGGCCTCTTGCTACCGAGTCTGGCCTTTGCTGGGATGCGCTGGATCCCGGCGGCTCTACCCAAGTCGCAGCAGCGCCGCCAGCTTATCTCAAGGCTTTATCTGCAACTGCGGGATCTGGCGACGGCGGTGGGGATCCCAGCCCACCTAGGCCCTGAGGCCTGCCTGGAACACTTGCGCCACTCCGACTTACCACAAGCCCAGGTGGCCATCCAGTTCTTGGAGCGCTACCTGGAGGTGCGCTTCGGTGGGATCCCGTTGGAGGCGGGCGAATTGCAGCGCTGGCAACAGCAATTCAAACAGCTCAGACGAGCATGGCAGCCACTGGCCAAAACCCCCAGAAGAGCCGCCTGA
- a CDS encoding RNA-guided endonuclease InsQ/TnpB family protein has product MRTAYQYRLRPTASQVALMGEWLELLRRQYNYRLAERFNGWEQNRCNIHACSLTVCHLPELKDKPDFYSQKRDLVNTKALFPEYQAIHSQVLQDCLQRVQRAFDRWLKGDCNGKRAGRPRFKGVGRYRSFTFPQMKQDCIRGQFIHLPKIGPVKLVQHRPLPDGFVIKTATVARKADGWYVTLSLQDSSVPEWSPDPPTWENTMGIDLGLSSFLVTDEGEVIEVPQYYRKAQKPLKRLQRSVSRKQKGSNRYQKAVKRLSKAHQKVANQRRDFHHKVAHQLLQKGRHIAHEALNIKGLARTRLAKSIHDAGWGEFLQILAAKAERAGLLTIAGDPRGSSQGCSGCGREVPKELHERWHDCPHCGLRIGRDHNSARVIKSRAVGRPVLQAQEMSCYRAGVTGKPALYASA; this is encoded by the coding sequence ATGAGAACCGCTTACCAGTACCGCTTGCGCCCTACTGCTAGCCAAGTCGCCCTGATGGGTGAGTGGCTGGAGCTGCTGCGTAGGCAGTACAACTATCGCCTGGCAGAACGGTTCAACGGGTGGGAGCAGAATCGCTGCAATATCCATGCCTGCTCCTTGACGGTCTGTCATCTGCCTGAGTTGAAAGACAAGCCCGATTTCTACTCACAGAAACGAGACTTGGTAAACACAAAGGCTCTCTTCCCCGAATACCAAGCGATTCATTCCCAGGTGCTCCAAGACTGCCTACAGCGGGTGCAAAGAGCGTTTGACCGATGGCTAAAAGGTGACTGTAACGGCAAGCGGGCAGGCAGGCCTAGGTTTAAGGGAGTAGGGCGGTATCGCTCCTTCACCTTCCCCCAGATGAAGCAGGACTGCATTCGAGGGCAGTTTATCCATCTGCCCAAGATTGGGCCGGTCAAGCTGGTCCAACACCGCCCTTTGCCGGACGGCTTCGTGATTAAAACTGCTACCGTTGCCCGCAAGGCTGATGGATGGTATGTGACCTTGAGCTTACAAGATTCGTCTGTCCCGGAATGGAGCCCTGACCCGCCAACGTGGGAAAACACGATGGGGATAGACCTGGGGCTAAGCTCTTTCTTGGTCACCGATGAGGGTGAGGTTATCGAGGTTCCTCAGTATTACCGTAAAGCGCAAAAGCCCCTCAAGCGGCTGCAACGGTCTGTATCGCGCAAGCAGAAGGGGTCAAACCGCTACCAGAAAGCGGTCAAGAGGTTGAGCAAGGCACATCAGAAAGTAGCCAACCAGCGCCGGGATTTCCACCACAAAGTTGCTCATCAGCTTTTGCAAAAAGGGAGACACATAGCCCATGAGGCATTGAACATCAAAGGTCTGGCAAGGACAAGGTTGGCCAAATCTATCCATGACGCCGGTTGGGGTGAGTTCCTGCAAATTCTGGCAGCCAAGGCTGAAAGAGCTGGGCTGTTGACGATTGCAGGGGATCCCCGCGGCAGCAGTCAAGGGTGCTCGGGGTGCGGTCGTGAGGTGCCCAAAGAGCTGCATGAGCGGTGGCACGATTGTCCGCACTGTGGGTTGAGGATTGGTAGGGATCACAACTCGGCGAGGGTCATCAAATCCAGAGCGGTGGGGCGTCCCGTTCTTCAAGCTCAGGAAATGTCCTGCTATCGGGCAGGAGTCACTGGGAAGCCTGCACTCTATGCGTCAGCATGA
- a CDS encoding alkaline phosphatase, translating into MAQAAPKPTGNGAIFFHPDGTSASHWDITRILYYGPDGFLNWDRLPVIAPYRGHLLDQLGGTSNAGAVTHATGTRVHAKSFGLDPDGKEYPSANGTLNTIMEEAVAAGLGTALVQTGSIIEPGTAAFVAEVAKRSDYEEIALQVVESGVDIILGAGEEWLLPEGVQGRFGKGKRKDGRNLIEEAKKKGYAVVYTRDELLKLPADVSKVLGVFNVEDTFYDKPEEELRKENLPNYIASAPTIAEMTEFALARISRNPKGFFAVIEEEGTDNMCNNLNASGCLEAMKRADDAIGVILNFIEKNPKTFMITTSDSNAGGMQLVDVESADEPLPPTDPEGSGAPIDGVDGTGTKPFISAPDKNGKRFPFAVAWATGDDVGSGVIARAAGLKAQELVPTTGILNTDIYRILYFVLFGEQIPSELKP; encoded by the coding sequence GTGGCTCAAGCGGCGCCTAAGCCAACCGGCAACGGTGCAATCTTCTTTCACCCAGATGGAACCTCAGCTTCCCACTGGGACATCACACGCATTCTCTACTACGGCCCCGATGGCTTTCTGAACTGGGATCGTCTCCCCGTGATTGCCCCCTATCGCGGGCACCTTCTCGACCAGCTTGGGGGAACTTCCAACGCCGGAGCGGTGACCCATGCCACGGGAACCCGTGTCCACGCCAAGAGCTTTGGGTTGGATCCGGACGGCAAAGAGTACCCCTCTGCCAACGGCACCCTGAACACGATCATGGAAGAGGCCGTGGCGGCAGGCTTGGGTACGGCTCTGGTGCAAACGGGATCCATCATTGAGCCGGGGACAGCTGCCTTCGTTGCCGAAGTTGCCAAGCGCAGCGACTATGAGGAGATTGCCCTGCAGGTGGTGGAGTCAGGGGTAGACATCATCCTCGGCGCTGGCGAGGAATGGCTGCTGCCGGAAGGTGTCCAGGGCCGCTTTGGCAAAGGGAAGCGCAAGGATGGCCGCAACCTGATTGAGGAGGCCAAGAAAAAGGGGTACGCCGTTGTCTACACCCGCGACGAGCTGCTCAAGCTGCCGGCAGATGTCTCCAAAGTTTTGGGGGTGTTCAACGTCGAGGACACCTTCTACGACAAGCCTGAAGAAGAGTTGCGGAAAGAAAACTTGCCCAACTACATCGCCAGCGCCCCCACCATTGCCGAGATGACCGAATTTGCCCTGGCGCGGATCTCCCGCAATCCTAAGGGCTTCTTCGCCGTCATCGAAGAAGAGGGCACTGATAACATGTGCAACAACCTCAATGCCTCTGGCTGCCTGGAGGCCATGAAGCGGGCCGACGATGCCATCGGGGTGATTCTCAACTTTATCGAGAAGAATCCCAAGACCTTCATGATCACCACCAGCGACAGCAATGCCGGTGGCATGCAGTTGGTGGATGTCGAGTCCGCCGATGAGCCGTTGCCCCCTACTGACCCCGAAGGCAGTGGTGCCCCCATTGACGGAGTTGACGGCACGGGCACAAAGCCGTTTATTTCTGCTCCTGACAAGAATGGCAAGCGCTTTCCCTTTGCCGTGGCTTGGGCTACCGGAGATGACGTGGGCAGCGGCGTCATCGCTCGCGCTGCGGGCTTGAAGGCCCAAGAGCTGGTGCCGACCACCGGGATCCTGAACACGGACATTTATCGGATTCTCTACTTCGTGCTCTTCGGGGAGCAGATCCCCAGCGAGCTCAAGCCGTAG
- a CDS encoding pseudouridine synthase yields MATPQRLQKLLAQQGLASRRQVEAWILAGRIRVNGKVVTELGFKADPERDRVEVDGRVIPFGDPARYVLLLHKPLGVLSTCKDPWGRKTVLDLLPPPWNRQIRLYPVGRLDADSSGALLLTNDGDLTLKLTHPRYHLPKIYRVQVQGRPSRATLQQWRDGVNLEGYTTLPAEVEFCPAPNFGYRQDANSSWLRVVLFEGRNRQIRRVAEQLGHPVLRLHREAIGPLHLGNLKAGQFRLLEPQEVQALLAPLAGTDSLALFRSASLHSFRPSS; encoded by the coding sequence ATGGCGACACCCCAACGGCTCCAGAAGCTCTTGGCTCAACAGGGGCTGGCCTCCCGTCGCCAGGTGGAAGCCTGGATCCTGGCCGGGCGCATTCGGGTGAACGGGAAGGTGGTCACCGAGCTGGGCTTTAAAGCCGATCCCGAACGGGATCGCGTCGAGGTGGATGGACGGGTGATCCCTTTCGGGGATCCAGCCCGCTACGTTTTGCTCCTGCACAAGCCCCTGGGGGTTTTGTCAACCTGCAAGGATCCGTGGGGGCGCAAGACGGTGCTGGATCTGCTTCCCCCGCCCTGGAACCGGCAGATCCGCCTTTATCCCGTGGGCCGACTGGATGCAGACAGCAGTGGGGCGCTGCTGCTCACCAACGATGGCGACCTGACGCTGAAGCTGACCCATCCGCGCTATCATCTGCCCAAAATCTATCGGGTGCAGGTACAGGGGCGTCCGAGCCGGGCTACCCTGCAACAGTGGCGAGACGGAGTAAACTTAGAGGGGTACACTACTCTGCCGGCAGAGGTGGAGTTCTGCCCTGCTCCCAACTTTGGGTATAGGCAGGATGCCAATTCCTCGTGGCTGAGGGTGGTTTTGTTTGAGGGGCGCAACCGGCAAATTCGGCGCGTAGCGGAGCAGCTGGGGCATCCGGTGCTCAGGCTGCATCGGGAAGCAATCGGCCCGCTGCACCTCGGAAACCTAAAGGCAGGTCAGTTCCGCCTATTGGAGCCCCAAGAGGTTCAGGCTCTGCTAGCCCCTCTTGCCGGTACCGACAGCTTGGCTCTGTTCAGAAGCGCCTCTTTGCACTCTTTCCGTCCCTCTTCATAA
- a CDS encoding cryptochrome/photolyase family protein, producing MTSLVLLWHRRDLRLGDNTALHGAAQRSPQVVPVFVFDPQLLQRADMAPARVAFLLQALQELQERYAQMGIPLLWRRGDPAVELRQLAAELGAQAVFWNEDLDPWARQQESRVRASLAEAGIPSFSYQDMLLHGPGEVLTQAGEPYSVFTPFWRRWSSLPKPDPFPIPKSLQAVSSLKAQPLPSLADLGFVCNQRIPAAGESVAQGLLEDFCQGLRIFEYGRARDFPAEQGTSLLSPHLCWGTIGIRRVWQATCEVEAEARSEEAESSLKTWRQELCWREFYKHVLVHWPHVESGAYRRAFDALEWDNRQDWFQAWCAGQTGYPIVDAAMRQLNETGWMHNRCRMIVASFLTKDLLIDWRWGERYFMQKLVDGDLAANNGGWQWSAGVGTDPRPLRIFNPATQAARYDPEGEYIRRYLPELAGLDTPALLWVGDDPKGSWALQERRRCGYPDPIVDHKVQQQEFKRRYQAVQQGRSQPD from the coding sequence ATGACTTCCCTAGTTCTCCTCTGGCATCGCCGCGATCTGCGCCTAGGAGACAACACAGCCCTCCATGGGGCAGCCCAGCGCAGCCCCCAGGTAGTGCCGGTTTTCGTTTTCGACCCCCAACTCCTGCAGCGGGCAGACATGGCCCCAGCCCGGGTGGCGTTTCTGCTCCAGGCGTTGCAGGAGCTGCAGGAGCGCTACGCCCAGATGGGGATCCCACTCCTGTGGCGGCGGGGAGATCCAGCCGTGGAGCTGCGGCAGTTGGCCGCAGAGCTGGGAGCGCAGGCCGTGTTTTGGAACGAGGATCTGGATCCCTGGGCTCGGCAGCAGGAGAGTCGGGTGCGGGCCAGCTTGGCGGAAGCTGGGATCCCGTCTTTTTCTTACCAAGATATGCTGCTGCACGGGCCAGGGGAAGTGTTGACCCAGGCGGGGGAGCCCTACTCGGTTTTTACCCCTTTCTGGCGCCGCTGGTCTAGCTTGCCCAAGCCGGATCCCTTCCCCATCCCAAAGAGTCTGCAGGCGGTGTCAAGCCTGAAAGCCCAACCTCTGCCCAGCTTGGCGGATCTGGGCTTTGTCTGCAACCAGCGGATCCCGGCAGCGGGGGAGAGCGTGGCTCAGGGTCTTCTAGAGGATTTCTGCCAGGGCCTGCGCATTTTCGAGTACGGGCGAGCCCGCGACTTCCCCGCCGAGCAGGGCACCTCCCTCCTTAGTCCCCACCTCTGCTGGGGAACCATCGGCATTCGGCGGGTGTGGCAGGCCACCTGTGAAGTGGAAGCGGAGGCCCGCAGCGAAGAGGCCGAGAGCAGCCTGAAGACTTGGCGGCAGGAGCTGTGCTGGCGCGAGTTTTACAAGCATGTTTTGGTCCACTGGCCCCACGTGGAGAGCGGCGCCTATCGGCGCGCTTTTGATGCGCTGGAGTGGGACAACCGCCAAGATTGGTTTCAGGCCTGGTGCGCCGGGCAGACGGGCTACCCGATTGTGGATGCGGCCATGCGCCAGCTCAACGAGACCGGCTGGATGCACAACCGCTGCCGCATGATCGTGGCCAGCTTCCTAACCAAAGATCTGCTTATCGACTGGCGCTGGGGAGAGCGCTACTTTATGCAGAAGCTGGTGGACGGGGATCTGGCGGCCAACAACGGCGGCTGGCAGTGGAGCGCTGGTGTGGGCACGGATCCCAGGCCGCTGCGCATCTTCAACCCGGCCACCCAGGCGGCCCGCTACGACCCGGAAGGGGAGTACATCCGCCGCTACCTGCCGGAGCTGGCCGGGCTGGATACCCCCGCTTTGCTGTGGGTAGGCGACGATCCCAAGGGATCCTGGGCTCTGCAGGAGCGGCGGCGCTGCGGCTACCCGGATCCCATCGTGGATCACAAGGTGCAGCAGCAGGAGTTCAAACGGCGCTACCAGGCGGTGCAGCAGGGGCGCTCTCAGCCGGACTAG